CGAGCTTGAGGGCGAGCAGCGCCGAGAACGACACGTTGATCAGTGTCCAGCCCGCGGTGGCCACGCCCCACAGCACGACGTGGACACGCATCAGGCGCAGCGGGGCGCGCAGCACGCGGCGCTGTTCGCGGTCGCTGAGGGGGCGGTCGGTGTGGAACAGCCCGCGTACCGGGCGGAAGGACAGCAGACCGACGACGACGCCCACCACGATGGCCACGGAGGCGTAGGCGAACAGGAGCGCCACGTTGACGTGCCGCAGCGCGGCGGGTGCGCCCGTGTCCGGCGGGTCGGGCAGCACCATGGTGGCCAGGACCAGGACCACCAGGGCGCCGCCGATGTTGGACACGACGGCCGCGATGGTCACCAGCCAGCGGATACGGCGTTCGGTGGCGGGTCGGGAGGCTCCGGGCGGCCCGTCCAGGACCCAGCGCAGCACGCGGCGCGGGCGCGACCCACGAGGTCCGACATCGGGGTGCGGCGGGCCGCTGAGATGGTCGCGCATGGTGTCCTGTTCCGCACGGGCCGCGCAGATCGGCGCGGGGACCGCTGCAGGTGTTGGCCCGCGCCGGCCTGCGCGGCGTCTCGGGGCTACTTCAGCTTGCCGGTGAGGGTGCCTTGGGGGCCGAACAGTTCGGCCTGCCAGCGTTCCAGCAGGTGGGTGCTGTCGATGTGGTCGGGGTGGAAGCCAGGGGTGTTGTAGGCGCGCAGGGTGCGGATGACCTCGCGGGCCAGGAACGGCGAGTGCCGCAGGCGGGCCAGGCTGCGAACGAGGCGGACCGGGTTGTAGGTCGCGCGGTCGGTGAGCATGGACAGGGCCGTGGCCGTGACGACATGGGCGATCAGCAGGGCGCTGATCAGCCGCATGGTCCAGATCCGCATGCGCTCGGTGCCGCCGACCGCCCGGTAGACGTCGAAGGCGACGGACTTGTGCTCGGACTCCTCCAGGGCGTGCCAGAGCAGGATGGAGCGGACCTCGGTGTCGCCGAGCAGGGCCTGGGCCTCGGGGCTGGTGAGCAACTGCTCGGCGATGGTGGCGGTGTAGTGCTCCAGGCCGGCGGTGAAGCCCAGCCGCACGCGCGGTGACAGTGTCCGGTCGAACGACGACAGGACCCCGTCGATGAACCGATGGACCAGGTGGGTGGGATATCCCATCTGCCGCAGCACCTGGTTGAGGTGGTCGTGTTCGCGGCCGTGGACGACCTCCTGGCCGATGAACCCGCGCACCTGCTTCTTCAGTTCCGGGTCGCCGATCTCGTCGCGGTAGTGGCGCACCGACCGTACGAAGAAGTCCTCCCCGGGAGGGAACGTCGCCGACAGGACCGCGACCACATGGCTCATCACCAGGTCACCCTCGACGTAGTGGCGTCGCAGAGCGCCGTCGGGATGGGAGAAGCGGACGCGACGGACGTGAACGGTGCGCGGCGGTATCGGGCGGGGAGCGAGATCTCCTGCGGCGGTCATGGCGTCCTCTCGGCTGTCTCGGCCCCCAGGTGAGCCGGGGCATGGGGGGTGGCAGGCAGGTAGTCGTAGTCGTCGAGGGGGAAGGTGCGGCTGGCCCTACGGGCCTGCGCGGAGCTGGTCGGGCGCAGGTAGGGGGTGTCGCCGTGGTGGTCGAAGTAGTAGCTGTTGGCGGTGCCGCAGTCCCCGGTGGCCCACAGTGAACCGGCCAGTCGTTCGCGCATCTGTTCCGTCCACCGTTCGGTCGGTTCGGTGCGGATCTCCACCACGGCCGCGCCTCGGCGGTGGGCTTCGGTGATGACCCGCACGATGTGTGCGGAGGTGGTTTCGACGAGTTGGTGCCAGGTGCCGCCGACCCATCCGTAGGGGCCGAACATCATGAAGTGGTTGGGCAGTCCGGGGATGCTGATGCCTTCGTAGGAGGCCAGGCGGTTCTGGGTGTAGGTGGTCGCGAGGTCGAACCCGTCGCGGCCTCGTACCGGGGTGCGGCGGTAGTTCTCCGGGTCGCTGGCCAGGCGGAAGCCGGTCGCCAGCACGATCGCGTCGACCTGTCGTTCGTGTCCGTCGAGGGTCTGGACGCCGTTCTCGGTGATGCGGGCGATCGAGTCGGTGATCAGCGAGACGTGCGGCAGGTTGAAGGCCCGCAGGTAGGTGTTGGAGACGGAGGGGCGCTTGCAGCCGAGCCCGTAGTCGGGGGTGAGCCGCCGCCGCACCTCCGGGTCGCGGACCTGCCACCGGTACCACAGGGAACGCAGCAGCCGGGCCCCCGTCCGGGCGAGCCAGGGAGCCCGCCGATGATGGACGACCACGTCGATGAGCAGCAGCTCCACGGCCCGGGTCGTCAGCCGCCGCACCACCTCCTGCAGACGCGGCGACCGCCGGAACAGCCCCATCAACACCCGGGGGATCGCCACGTCGGGTTTGGGCGCCACCCAGATCGGCGTGCGCTGGTACACGTCCAACCGGGACGCCTCGGCCGCGATCTCCGGAACGAGCTGCACCGCGCTGGCACCCGTCCCGATGACCGCGACCCGCTTGCCCGTCAGATCGCACCCGTCGTCCCACCGCGAGGAACGCAGGACCGCCCCCGCGAACCGGTCGGCCCCCGCGATGTCGATCGGTTTGGGATCCACGAACGGCCCGATCGCGCTGACCACGAACCGGGCGACCACCTCGCCCGCCCCCGCGAGCCTCAACCGCCACAGGCGCGCGTCCTGATCCCACACCCGTTCGACGACCTCGCTGCCCAGCCGTACGCGCCGACGCAGGCCGTACCGGTCGGCGAGCCCGTCCAGGTAGGCCTTGACCTCCGCGCCGGGCGCGAACACCCGGCTCCAGCCCGGGTTGAGCTCGAAACTGAACTGGTACGCCTGCGCCGGGACGTCCACGCCCACACCCGGATAGGTGTTGTCGCGCCACGTGCCCCCGATGTCGTCCGCGCGCTCCAGGATGACGAAGTCCTCGATGCCGGCGCGTCGCAGCGCGATGCCCATCCCCAGGCCGCTCAGCCCCGCGCCGATGATCGCGACCTCGGTGTCCGGCCGGATCCGCTCGGAGCCCCGCACCTCTTCCGCTCCGGTGTCCGTCTGTGGCGGTGGGGTCATGACCGCTCTCCAAGCTGTCGGGTGGCGCCATGGCCACACCCGGCTGCAACAATGCGAGATTCAAACGCATGTAACAACATGCGTCAAGTTGTAAAGTGCGTTCAATGGTGAACCCGCAGGTTGTTAGGGTGTCGCCATGGGTTTGTTCGACGGCCTGCTACACCGGGCGAGGACCAGCGAACCGGCGGACGACCACACCGCCGAGCGCGTCCTGGACGCCGCATTGCAACAGGCCGAGGACTTCGGCCTCCGCCGCTTCACCATCGACGACGTCGCCCGCCGCGTCGGCCTCTCGCGCGTGACGATCTACCGGCACTTCCCCAAGAAGGACTCCCTGCTCAGCGCCCTGGTCATGCGCGAACTGCGGCGGTTCCTCAGCAAGGCCGAGACCGTCGTCGACGCCCAACCGACCTCGGCGGCCAAGCTCACCGAGGGCCTGCACTTCTGCGTGACGTTCCTGCGCGAGCACCGGCTGCTCAACCGGCTGCTGCGGACCGAGCCGGAGCTGATCCTGCCCTACCTGACCACCCGGGCCGCCGGACCCGTCGCCGAGGCCCGCGAATGGATCGCCGGCCTCGTCCGCGCCGAGATCACCGCCGGCCGCATCGAGATCCCCGACCCCGACATCGACAGCTTCGCCGAACTCCTCGTCCGGATCGTGCTGTCACTGGTCCTCACACCCGAGACCGTCCTGCCCATCGAGGACGACGCAGAACGCCGACGCGTCATCGACCTCTACTTCATCCCGCTCACCCAACGCTTCACACCCACCGCCGACAGCCGGCCGGCCACGGCGGGCGCACCGACCGCCGACACGCCCTAGCCACAGGGCCGAGCCCGTCTGCGTACGGGGACAGGCATCACGATGTCGGAAGAGCCGGTGGTGGCGGGCCGACACCCGGCGCCCCGCTCGCGCGCCGGTGTTTCGAGCCGCCGTGACGGGGGCCCGCCTTGGCCTGGGACATGCACACGGCGACTCTCTGTGATGTATCTTTAACTCTCTGTTGAAGTCGCTTGGTTCGGCTTGCCCGAAGGGCACCGATCGCTCATCCAGGCCAAGGGAGTGAAATGCGAACGGTACGAAAGATCGCGGTACTCGTCGGAGCCGTGGGCGCCATAGCGGCGATCCCCGTCGGTGCCGCCACGGCCCACGCCGATATCACCGACGAGCTCGGCGGACTGCTGCTCAACAGCCGGAGCGCCACGGGCCACAGCAACGCCTGCGGTGACCAGGTCTCCATCGCGAGCATGACGGAGTGCTTCACCGCCAAGGGCGGGGGGTCCGGCAAGGGCGGCGACCAGGCCGCCGGGCTGCTCCTCAACAGCCGTAGTGCGACGGGGCAGAGCAACGTCTGCGGCAGCCAGATCGCGGTCCTGAGCCCGACGACGTGCGTCACCGTGAAGGACTGATGAGACGACGGCCGGCCGCCCAAGTGCGCGGAGGTGGAACCGGTCGGGCTCACGGTCATCGCCTGACGGTCACCGTGGGCCCCGGCCGTCGTCGGGTCGCGCGGGCCCGGTTGGCCAGGCAGGTGACGGTGGTCAGCAGGGTGACCACGGTCAGCACGGTGAAGGCCCGGTGGTAGCCGGCCGTCAGGTCGCCGATGGCGGCGGGTGATTGCGCGTACAGCGTCCGGCGGTCGGCCGCCGGCAGGGCCGAGCCGAGCGCGCCGAGCGGGAGGGCGACGCTCAGCAGCATGCCGACGTTCTGCGTCGTCAGGCGCAGGCCGTTGGCGACGCCGAGCCGCTCGGCGGGAGCGCTCGTCACGAACGCCGCCGTGTTCCCGGTGTAGAACACGCTGCCGCCGACCATCGTCAGCGTCACGGTCAGCGCGATCAGCGGGCGGGGGGCGCCGGCCGTCAAGGTGAGGGCGAGCATCGGCAGGGCGCAGGCGGTGCCCGCCGCGCCCGCCGCCGCGAGGGTGACGGGACGGACCCGGCGGGTCAGGAACCCGCCCATCGTCGCGGCCGTCATGGCGGCGACCGCGCCGGGCAGCATCACGACGCCCGCCTGCGCGGGAGGCATGCCGCCGACGGTCTGCAGGTACAACGCGACCAGCAGCATGGCGCCGTGACGGCCGAGAACGTCCAGGGACGCGGCGAGGACACCCAGGGCGACCCCGGGGTGGGTGAGCAACGTCCAACGCATCAGCGGATGGGCGGCGTACACCTGCCGTGCCGCGAAGGCCGCCAGCAGCACGGCCGGAACGCCCACCACGAGAACCGGCGACCCGGGCCCGCCGGGGGAGTCGATGCTCGACAGGCCCAGAACGAGGCCGCCGAGCCCGGCGCACAGCAGCGCCGCGCCCACCAGGTCGATCGGCTCCCGGGGACCCGGCGGCACGCGGGGAACGACGACCGCGCCCCAGACCAGCGCCAGCAGACCGAGCGGCACGTTCATCCACAACGCCCACCGCCAGCCCGCCGCCTGGGTGGCCACCCCTCCGAACAGGAGACCCACGAGCGGCGCCGCCGCGATCGTGCCCGCGAACACCCCGATCCCCTGACCGAGCCGCTCGGGCGCGAGGATCGCCTTGAGCATCGCGGTGCTGTTGGCGAGGATCATCGCGCCGCCGGCCGCCTGGACGACCCGCCACCCGATCAGGATCTCGACGGACGGGGCGCAACCGGCGAGCAGCGCCGCCGCGGTGAACACCGCCAGGCCCGCCAGCAGGAACGTGCGGCGGCCGAAGACGTCGGCCAGCCTGCCCGCCACGATGAGCAGCGAGGTCTGCGCCAGCAGGTACGCCGACATCAGCCACGTCGCCTCGAACGGCCCGGCGTCGAAGTGCCTGACGATCGCCGGCAGCGCCAGGTTCATCACCGGGCTGTCGGCCATGACGGGCAGGGTCGCGATGCCGAGCACGGCGACGACCTGCCAGGAACGTCCCGGCGCGGCCGGCCTCCTGCTTCGGGCCGTGCCCCCGCGGGCCGTCGGGGCGCGTGTCACCGCCGTCGCAGGGATTCCCGGGCGGATGCGGACGGTCGTACCAGGTCCGGGCGGTGCCGGAGCGCGGACAACCGCGCCGCGGCCTCGAGCATGCCGCCGCGGGCATCGGCGTGGGCCGACATCGACGGCAGAACCGTGGCCGGTCGCCGCCGGGCGGCCAGCGTCAGTCGCATCATCGGCGTCAACGAGGCGCGGGGGCCGATCTCGACCACCGTGGCGGGGCCATCGGCGGTGGCGGCCAGCACCGCGTCCTGCAGCAGGACCGGACTGACCAGCGTCCGGGCCCAGTACACCGGGCCGTAGGCCCCCGGCGGAGCCTGCCCCCCGGTGAGCGAGGAGAAGATCGGCCGATCCGGCGTACGCGGGACCACGTTCTCCAAGGCCGCCAACTCCCGCCGGGCGGGCTCCATGAGCGGCGAGTGCAAAGGGTGGTCGGGATACCGCAGCTCCCACGTCGCGCCGCGTTCGCGCACCAGGGGCCCGACCGCGGCGACGGCCTCCCGGTCACCGGCGATCAGGGTGTGCGCCGGGCTGAGGTCCACCGCCACCCACAGCCGCCCGGCGACGGAACCGATGAGCTCACCGATGTCCCGGGCGGACATGCCGACCACGGCCATGCTGCCCGACCCGGACATCGACCCCACCGCCCTGCCCCGGCACACCGCCACGCGGCAGGCGACCTCCAGATCCAGGGCACCGGCGGCGTACGCCGCGGCGATCTCGCCCACGCTGGTCCCCACGATCGCGTCGGGGTCCACGCCCCACGAACGCCACAACTCCGTCAGCGCCGCCTGCATGGCGAACAACGCCGGCTGCGCGACGGTCGGGTCGCCGAGGCGGCACACCTCCCGCCCGGCGGTCACCTGCTCCAGCAGCGACCAGCCCTCCGACTGCCGCACCAGCTCTTCGCACCGCTCCAGGATCCGCGCCGCCACCGGCTCGGCCAACAGGCCGCGCCCCATCCCCGGCCACACCGACCCCAGCCCGCTGTAGGCGAACACCAGGCGCCCGGCCGGCCGCTCGACGACCTCCGAACCCTCACCCACGCCCGCGGATTCCACGACCCGTTCGTCCCTCATCCGCATCACCCTGACGCGCCACCCGACACCGACCCCACCGACTTGACCAA
The DNA window shown above is from Thermomonospora umbrina and carries:
- a CDS encoding acyltransferase domain-containing protein, which translates into the protein MRDERVVESAGVGEGSEVVERPAGRLVFAYSGLGSVWPGMGRGLLAEPVAARILERCEELVRQSEGWSLLEQVTAGREVCRLGDPTVAQPALFAMQAALTELWRSWGVDPDAIVGTSVGEIAAAYAAGALDLEVACRVAVCRGRAVGSMSGSGSMAVVGMSARDIGELIGSVAGRLWVAVDLSPAHTLIAGDREAVAAVGPLVRERGATWELRYPDHPLHSPLMEPARRELAALENVVPRTPDRPIFSSLTGGQAPPGAYGPVYWARTLVSPVLLQDAVLAATADGPATVVEIGPRASLTPMMRLTLAARRRPATVLPSMSAHADARGGMLEAAARLSALRHRPDLVRPSASARESLRRR
- a CDS encoding MFS transporter; protein product: MLGIATLPVMADSPVMNLALPAIVRHFDAGPFEATWLMSAYLLAQTSLLIVAGRLADVFGRRTFLLAGLAVFTAAALLAGCAPSVEILIGWRVVQAAGGAMILANSTAMLKAILAPERLGQGIGVFAGTIAAAPLVGLLFGGVATQAAGWRWALWMNVPLGLLALVWGAVVVPRVPPGPREPIDLVGAALLCAGLGGLVLGLSSIDSPGGPGSPVLVVGVPAVLLAAFAARQVYAAHPLMRWTLLTHPGVALGVLAASLDVLGRHGAMLLVALYLQTVGGMPPAQAGVVMLPGAVAAMTAATMGGFLTRRVRPVTLAAAGAAGTACALPMLALTLTAGAPRPLIALTVTLTMVGGSVFYTGNTAAFVTSAPAERLGVANGLRLTTQNVGMLLSVALPLGALGSALPAADRRTLYAQSPAAIGDLTAGYHRAFTVLTVVTLLTTVTCLANRARATRRRPGPTVTVRR
- a CDS encoding flavin-containing monooxygenase, producing MTPPPQTDTGAEEVRGSERIRPDTEVAIIGAGLSGLGMGIALRRAGIEDFVILERADDIGGTWRDNTYPGVGVDVPAQAYQFSFELNPGWSRVFAPGAEVKAYLDGLADRYGLRRRVRLGSEVVERVWDQDARLWRLRLAGAGEVVARFVVSAIGPFVDPKPIDIAGADRFAGAVLRSSRWDDGCDLTGKRVAVIGTGASAVQLVPEIAAEASRLDVYQRTPIWVAPKPDVAIPRVLMGLFRRSPRLQEVVRRLTTRAVELLLIDVVVHHRRAPWLARTGARLLRSLWYRWQVRDPEVRRRLTPDYGLGCKRPSVSNTYLRAFNLPHVSLITDSIARITENGVQTLDGHERQVDAIVLATGFRLASDPENYRRTPVRGRDGFDLATTYTQNRLASYEGISIPGLPNHFMMFGPYGWVGGTWHQLVETTSAHIVRVITEAHRRGAAVVEIRTEPTERWTEQMRERLAGSLWATGDCGTANSYYFDHHGDTPYLRPTSSAQARRASRTFPLDDYDYLPATPHAPAHLGAETAERTP
- a CDS encoding metal-dependent hydrolase, which produces MTAAGDLAPRPIPPRTVHVRRVRFSHPDGALRRHYVEGDLVMSHVVAVLSATFPPGEDFFVRSVRHYRDEIGDPELKKQVRGFIGQEVVHGREHDHLNQVLRQMGYPTHLVHRFIDGVLSSFDRTLSPRVRLGFTAGLEHYTATIAEQLLTSPEAQALLGDTEVRSILLWHALEESEHKSVAFDVYRAVGGTERMRIWTMRLISALLIAHVVTATALSMLTDRATYNPVRLVRSLARLRHSPFLAREVIRTLRAYNTPGFHPDHIDSTHLLERWQAELFGPQGTLTGKLK
- a CDS encoding TetR/AcrR family transcriptional regulator, which produces MGLFDGLLHRARTSEPADDHTAERVLDAALQQAEDFGLRRFTIDDVARRVGLSRVTIYRHFPKKDSLLSALVMRELRRFLSKAETVVDAQPTSAAKLTEGLHFCVTFLREHRLLNRLLRTEPELILPYLTTRAAGPVAEAREWIAGLVRAEITAGRIEIPDPDIDSFAELLVRIVLSLVLTPETVLPIEDDAERRRVIDLYFIPLTQRFTPTADSRPATAGAPTADTP